A genomic region of Trichothermofontia sichuanensis B231 contains the following coding sequences:
- a CDS encoding helix-hairpin-helix domain-containing protein, with translation MGQTLICTNTRQAVNLVAVIGRSGEGEVWSTDRPALCAKIYHTYKADRIRKLEVMIAHPPRDPNAHLNHISFAWPQSLLQDTSGTIVGFLMPQITNSVQLLDVYNPQRRRKVLPGFNWLYLHTTALNIASIMWAIHEAGYVIGDVKPQNILVDNRALPAIIDTDSFQVRHPETGEVFTCPVGSEGFTPVELLGQNLAIVEQTEVHDRFRLAVIIYLLLFGDFPFKGRWCGEGDSPEPNELLRRGFWPYAPNSLIQPGPLTIPLSVVHPSVEQCFRQCFTVGHHDPNQRPTAQDWVNVLQVAARDLTVCRRVRNHYYRTSLGKCYWCDRKAKLGVDVFPPADPSQLAWPLRISAAITHQRQRLQQQLAALPHPQISLPPSFLSAGRAVTPNPIGPRLFLPSWGNGMNGILSTLRQWRLPSNYRQGLRQLGMVTGIASILLAGLVLLSRSHLDREDIQLTIVGVGLFLGLVMVCFLWLKLLKQQG, from the coding sequence ATGGGGCAGACGCTGATCTGTACAAATACGCGGCAAGCTGTCAATCTAGTGGCCGTGATTGGTCGCAGTGGGGAAGGGGAGGTGTGGTCCACCGATCGTCCCGCTCTGTGTGCCAAGATTTACCACACTTACAAAGCCGATCGTATTCGCAAATTGGAGGTCATGATCGCCCATCCTCCTAGGGACCCCAATGCCCACCTCAACCACATTTCCTTTGCGTGGCCCCAGTCGTTGCTTCAGGATACCAGCGGAACGATCGTCGGCTTTCTCATGCCCCAGATTACCAACAGCGTGCAGTTGTTGGATGTTTACAATCCTCAACGGCGACGCAAAGTGCTACCGGGGTTTAACTGGTTGTACCTGCACACCACAGCCCTCAATATCGCCTCGATTATGTGGGCTATTCACGAGGCGGGCTATGTCATCGGAGATGTCAAGCCCCAAAATATCCTGGTAGACAATCGTGCCTTGCCCGCCATCATCGATACTGACTCCTTCCAGGTCCGCCATCCGGAGACCGGGGAAGTATTTACCTGCCCAGTGGGATCAGAAGGCTTTACCCCGGTTGAACTCTTGGGGCAGAATTTAGCAATCGTTGAGCAAACCGAAGTCCACGATCGCTTTCGGTTAGCGGTGATTATCTATCTGCTTCTCTTTGGTGACTTTCCCTTCAAAGGCCGCTGGTGTGGTGAGGGGGATTCCCCAGAACCCAACGAACTCCTGCGTCGCGGGTTTTGGCCCTATGCACCCAATAGCCTGATCCAACCCGGTCCCCTCACGATTCCCCTCAGTGTTGTTCATCCATCGGTTGAGCAATGTTTTCGCCAATGTTTTACCGTTGGACATCACGATCCCAACCAGCGGCCCACCGCCCAGGACTGGGTGAATGTCCTCCAGGTAGCTGCACGGGATTTGACTGTATGTCGGCGGGTACGTAATCACTACTACCGCACGTCGTTAGGAAAATGCTATTGGTGCGATCGCAAGGCCAAACTAGGCGTTGATGTCTTTCCCCCTGCGGACCCATCCCAACTTGCCTGGCCCCTGCGGATCAGTGCGGCCATCACCCACCAACGCCAACGCCTCCAGCAGCAATTGGCCGCCCTTCCTCATCCCCAGATCTCGCTTCCCCCATCTTTTTTGTCGGCAGGCCGAGCCGTTACCCCTAACCCCATCGGCCCTCGACTATTCCTACCCAGTTGGGGAAACGGGATGAACGGAATACTCAGTACCCTGCGCCAATGGCGACTCCCTTCCAACTATCGCCAAGGGCTAAGGCAGCTAGGGATGGTCACGGGGATTGCCAGTATCCTTCTGGCGGGTCTGGTGCTCCTGAGTCGATCGCACCTAGATCGGGAGGACATCCAATTGACGATCGTGGGGGTGGGCCTATTTTTAGGCTTAGTGATGGTATGTTTCCTGTGGCTGAAGCTCCTCAAGCAGCAGGGTTAG
- the folK gene encoding 2-amino-4-hydroxy-6-hydroxymethyldihydropteridine diphosphokinase encodes MNELGCCVHNPDSSDSFLPRSVVPTLSAAAIGLGSNLGNSQAILADALTCLNNTGGIQVQACSRLYRTVAVGPPQPDYLNQCALLRVTLSPIELLQMLLAIEQRFGRVRRERWGPRLLDLDLLLYEQQQLNLPQLQVPHPRMRERAFVLVPLAEIIPNWRDPLTRQTIAALAQAVDQTGVEPLHPVLI; translated from the coding sequence ATGAATGAGTTGGGATGCTGTGTCCATAATCCTGATTCCAGTGATTCGTTTCTACCTCGGTCTGTTGTACCGACGTTAAGCGCGGCGGCGATCGGGTTGGGCAGTAACCTGGGTAACTCGCAGGCGATTTTAGCGGATGCCCTCACCTGCCTCAACAATACAGGGGGCATTCAGGTACAGGCTTGCTCGCGCCTTTATCGTACGGTAGCCGTTGGCCCACCCCAGCCGGACTATCTCAACCAATGTGCACTGCTACGGGTCACCCTTAGCCCGATAGAACTTTTGCAGATGCTCCTAGCGATTGAACAACGGTTTGGCCGTGTCCGCCGCGAGCGCTGGGGACCTCGGTTGTTGGATCTTGACCTGCTTCTGTACGAACAACAGCAACTCAATTTACCCCAACTGCAAGTCCCTCACCCCCGGATGCGAGAGCGAGCTTTTGTTCTGGTGCCACTGGCAGAAATTATACCGAATTGGCGTGATCCCCTGACCCGGCAGACGATCGCTGCTTTGGCGCAAGCGGTGGATCAAACGGGTGTGGAACCTTTACATCCCGTTCTCATCTGA
- a CDS encoding cupin domain-containing protein, with amino-acid sequence MDTASQLIHVEHQPSQARLEALGVPQWPLWTKGISTFPWTYDETETCYLLEGEVIVTPTGGQPVQFGGGDLVQFPAGMSCTWEIRQLVKKHYTFGDLPLSDR; translated from the coding sequence ATGGACACAGCATCCCAACTCATTCATGTCGAACATCAACCCAGTCAAGCTCGCCTAGAAGCCCTAGGAGTACCCCAATGGCCCCTGTGGACGAAGGGAATCTCCACCTTTCCCTGGACCTATGATGAGACAGAAACCTGCTATCTTTTGGAGGGAGAGGTTATTGTAACACCCACGGGGGGACAACCGGTCCAGTTTGGTGGGGGGGATCTGGTCCAGTTCCCCGCAGGGATGAGCTGTACGTGGGAAATTCGTCAGCTTGTCAAAAAGCACTATACCTTTGGCGACCTCCCCTTGAGCGACCGTTGA
- a CDS encoding PDC sensor domain-containing protein, translated as MSGLSVNQPHPAATASEQPWRKIGLKAKLLGAVILTIGTTAIIVHLPWNWTSQRNVDSIIAQVNDDITQGTAREVDSIFGNVESTHLLMQLMFANLIDINNARDRETFYLNLLTSQPDFSWIEFGFTNGNFFGVNRNQPDQVSLVRRQWSATHQITHKTTEVYRIKPTGRQLLQTIAIQESYYAPQRPWFQDAIRKPNQIAWSDVYVFRTSRTPGINASQTFFQGDRLIGVISIAFELNSISDYLRTLQYRPVEKQPRKDRQQGQPRKQGSIFILNSKGELIALTNAKEAVYTIVNQDTVRLKTLAEVSDPLLKIAYATAKSSQIDFSRLDRRWDLSNQKNSLGETFYVSFSPLNRLDWIVGTVIPESIYLQEITRNKRILAVIVISFIGAAATLALYLTDRVIAAPILSITNAANEIESGQFEDLGLDMVIDRTDELGQLARVFQNMAREVYSREERLKQQVQQLQIEIDQNKRQKQVREIVETDFFQNLQAKARLMRRRSQHPHPADIDNDSQTANAPPSTVEPTETEPS; from the coding sequence TTGTCTGGCCTATCTGTGAATCAACCCCATCCTGCTGCAACTGCGTCGGAACAGCCCTGGCGGAAAATTGGCCTCAAAGCCAAACTGCTCGGAGCCGTTATCCTAACTATTGGGACGACTGCTATCATTGTTCACCTGCCCTGGAACTGGACTTCCCAGCGCAATGTGGATAGTATCATTGCCCAGGTTAATGACGATATCACCCAGGGAACTGCCCGGGAAGTTGATAGTATTTTCGGCAATGTGGAATCTACCCATTTGCTGATGCAACTCATGTTTGCAAACCTCATTGATATTAATAATGCCCGCGATCGCGAAACGTTTTATTTAAACCTGCTCACGTCACAACCTGATTTTTCCTGGATCGAATTCGGTTTCACTAACGGCAATTTTTTTGGCGTTAATCGTAATCAACCTGATCAAGTTAGCCTGGTTCGACGCCAATGGAGTGCCACCCATCAAATCACTCATAAAACAACTGAGGTCTACAGGATAAAGCCAACGGGCCGCCAGTTACTACAAACGATCGCGATCCAGGAAAGCTATTACGCCCCCCAACGTCCCTGGTTTCAGGATGCGATCCGTAAGCCTAATCAAATTGCTTGGAGTGATGTCTATGTGTTTCGCACCAGCAGAACCCCCGGTATTAATGCCTCCCAAACTTTTTTCCAGGGAGATCGACTCATTGGTGTGATCAGTATTGCCTTTGAGTTAAATAGTATTTCAGATTATTTAAGAACGCTACAGTATCGTCCTGTTGAAAAGCAACCCAGAAAGGACAGACAGCAGGGTCAACCTCGAAAGCAGGGTTCAATCTTTATCCTTAATTCTAAGGGTGAACTCATTGCTCTGACCAATGCCAAAGAAGCTGTCTACACGATCGTGAACCAGGATACGGTTCGGCTAAAAACTCTGGCCGAAGTCAGCGATCCCTTGTTAAAAATTGCCTACGCAACCGCCAAAAGTTCCCAAATTGACTTTAGTCGTTTGGATCGCCGCTGGGATCTTTCTAATCAGAAAAATAGCCTAGGTGAGACCTTTTATGTCTCTTTCAGTCCCCTCAATCGTCTGGATTGGATCGTAGGCACCGTGATTCCAGAGTCGATCTATCTCCAGGAGATCACTCGTAATAAACGCATCTTGGCAGTTATTGTGATTAGTTTTATCGGTGCTGCCGCCACCCTTGCCCTTTACCTCACTGATCGCGTGATTGCCGCCCCCATTTTGAGCATTACCAATGCTGCTAATGAGATTGAGTCGGGGCAGTTTGAAGATCTAGGTTTGGATATGGTTATCGATCGTACTGATGAGTTAGGACAATTGGCGCGGGTCTTTCAGAATATGGCCCGTGAGGTCTATAGCCGCGAAGAACGTCTCAAACAACAAGTCCAGCAACTTCAGATTGAGATCGATCAAAATAAACGTCAGAAACAGGTTCGCGAAATTGTGGAAACAGATTTCTTCCAAAACCTACAAGCCAAAGCCCGCCTTATGCGCCGCCGATCGCAACACCCCCATCCTGCCGACATTGACAACGATTCCCAAACGGCTAATGCACCGCCAAGCACCGTCGAGCCAACTGAGACAGAACCCTCCTAG
- a CDS encoding ATP-binding protein: MIALSPRSVSQRQSTISFASTLYLSPILDLLLAEVPPAWQLELRLGLQEALVNAAKHGNCLDPEKQVCVQFFVFEDQYWWIITDQGRGFCPDEQCTCDRDLTLTEEEPGECGRGLYIMYQIFDQIYWNEQGTELRLCKRIKGQPLF, from the coding sequence GTGATTGCCCTCTCGCCCCGTAGTGTTAGTCAACGGCAAAGTACCATTAGCTTTGCATCAACGCTGTACCTTTCGCCAATCCTAGATTTACTGTTGGCAGAGGTTCCCCCTGCTTGGCAACTTGAACTACGGCTAGGGCTTCAGGAAGCCTTAGTTAACGCAGCCAAACATGGTAACTGTCTAGATCCAGAGAAACAGGTTTGTGTTCAATTCTTTGTTTTTGAAGATCAGTATTGGTGGATTATTACCGATCAAGGACGAGGATTCTGCCCAGACGAGCAATGTACCTGCGATCGTGACCTCACGCTGACTGAAGAAGAGCCAGGGGAATGTGGTCGCGGCTTATACATTATGTATCAGATTTTTGATCAAATCTATTGGAATGAGCAAGGTACAGAATTGCGCTTATGTAAGCGTATTAAAGGCCAGCCTCTGTTCTGA
- the map gene encoding type I methionyl aminopeptidase, which translates to MKTEPIVLLSQREIAKMRRAGQLAAALLDYLEPFVQPGVTTQELNDRAEAWTRKHGARSAPLGYNGFPKSICTSVNEVVCHGIPSPKQVLREGDIINIDVTPIVDNYHGDTSRTFFVGEPDTKARRLVEVTEVCLYRGIAAVKPGARVGDIGAAIQAYAEAHGFSVVRDFVGHGINTVFHTEPQIPHYGQAGKGRKLRAGMVFTIEPMINEGTHEVEILSDGWTAVTRDRKRSAQFEHTVAVTEEGVEILTLP; encoded by the coding sequence ATGAAAACAGAACCGATCGTCCTTCTCTCGCAACGTGAAATTGCTAAAATGCGGCGGGCTGGCCAACTGGCGGCTGCTCTCCTCGACTACTTGGAGCCGTTTGTCCAACCAGGGGTGACTACCCAGGAACTCAACGATCGGGCGGAGGCATGGACCCGGAAACACGGTGCTAGAAGTGCACCCCTGGGGTACAACGGGTTTCCGAAGTCTATTTGCACCAGTGTCAATGAAGTAGTCTGCCACGGTATTCCCAGTCCCAAGCAGGTTTTGCGGGAGGGCGACATTATCAATATCGATGTAACCCCGATCGTGGATAACTACCACGGGGATACCTCGCGTACCTTCTTCGTGGGTGAGCCGGACACCAAGGCCCGACGCCTGGTTGAGGTTACCGAGGTCTGTCTCTACCGGGGGATTGCTGCCGTGAAACCAGGGGCACGGGTGGGGGACATTGGGGCGGCTATTCAAGCGTATGCCGAGGCTCACGGTTTTTCAGTTGTGCGTGATTTCGTCGGCCACGGGATCAATACCGTTTTTCATACTGAACCCCAAATTCCCCACTATGGACAAGCGGGCAAGGGCCGGAAGCTGCGAGCGGGGATGGTCTTCACGATCGAGCCGATGATCAATGAGGGCACGCATGAGGTTGAGATCCTCAGTGATGGCTGGACAGCCGTTACCCGCGATCGCAAACGATCGGCCCAGTTTGAGCACACGGTAGCTGTTACAGAAGAGGGGGTGGAAATCCTAACATTACCCTAG
- a CDS encoding peptidoglycan-binding domain-containing protein, with translation MRRCANVRGLGIVVSLLVSLGVGVGAYGQSPSLPSPSSSSAGPGGEGGVPIVPRATLQVGSEGADVLELQATLKLLGFYGGEVSGRYDEATAAAVTQFQQAAGLPAEGVMRPESWTRLFPSLLTLSPPLAAPGDPQVAPVPASAANPPSSQAPTSAGGGESAPIIPPATPPGGRGGEAAAVPASSATATATATTTNSPTTNSPTTAHPSTGPTEATSSTSAVVAATTAPSAAIDLPILRQGMHGPAVVRLQERLRVIGVFDGVVDGIFGAETLAAVKAAQTKFQVDPDGVVGPVTWAALLR, from the coding sequence ATGAGACGTTGCGCGAACGTGAGGGGCCTCGGTATCGTGGTGAGTCTCCTGGTCAGCTTAGGGGTCGGCGTAGGGGCCTATGGCCAAAGTCCTAGTCTGCCGAGTCCGAGTTCGAGCAGCGCCGGCCCTGGGGGGGAGGGCGGCGTGCCGATCGTACCGCGGGCAACCTTGCAAGTCGGTAGCGAAGGGGCCGACGTGCTAGAGCTACAGGCAACGCTCAAATTACTAGGATTCTATGGTGGCGAGGTCAGTGGTCGTTATGATGAGGCGACGGCTGCCGCTGTCACCCAATTTCAACAGGCGGCTGGGTTACCAGCGGAGGGGGTGATGCGGCCTGAGAGTTGGACGCGCCTTTTCCCGAGTCTGTTAACTCTATCGCCTCCATTAGCGGCGCCGGGTGATCCCCAGGTGGCACCGGTACCCGCTAGCGCTGCCAATCCTCCCTCGTCCCAGGCCCCGACCTCGGCAGGGGGGGGCGAGTCTGCCCCAATTATACCGCCTGCGACGCCTCCTGGGGGTAGGGGGGGTGAAGCGGCGGCAGTACCGGCATCTTCTGCAACGGCGACGGCAACGGCGACGACGACGAATTCTCCAACAACGAATTCTCCAACAACGGCCCATCCCAGCACTGGTCCGACGGAGGCTACCTCGTCGACCTCTGCGGTGGTGGCGGCGACAACGGCCCCATCTGCCGCGATCGATTTACCTATTCTCCGGCAGGGGATGCATGGGCCAGCGGTGGTTCGTTTGCAAGAGCGGCTACGGGTCATTGGGGTGTTTGACGGGGTCGTGGATGGCATTTTTGGCGCAGAAACACTGGCTGCGGTGAAGGCTGCTCAAACCAAATTCCAGGTGGATCCCGATGGGGTTGTGGGGCCTGTGACTTGGGCTGCCTTATTGCGCTGA
- a CDS encoding tetratricopeptide repeat protein, giving the protein MEKQPQKSTGKSSPSQTPSRTAKAKKSKLDDKGSKTAAAKSAPAKSASASKAAAQPQAKPKDTTKLLEVLEYLSLAGAGAGAIAAVTLQQSLLASAPLTVAMLLNLVNRRRADQDLSNQTAATLKKLDQRLTEDVQFLGQRVLALPTPEALNTAQEALVRKNKEAIATLRTEMDNRLKPIESLGLNSIREDLAQITSQLQSKWTEVRESLDGITRYLESLPTSVRVDRLETSLSALTAEVEQLQTSFQDFARQPDIKSIQEQINQLHRRFNNLPPPFNPVALQQEVVGLVSAVATLVPKREFTTLASEVAQLRAQQESLEEATAPYDREIKSLRSQLDDLSQRFQTREELDTLEKVRGALALLQKRIEQIAQAQSPESLAARVQSLTTAQLSAQLRPLQVQVEQVQQVISTLDAQAQSLQTRIELITQLQGQLVEVQQLAQRLEQQQAALATELTQTATTLVTEQVQSYLSHLQPSLPAAVSSSPDHPEEAIAGIANLQQQLTQLTHRLEQLEERTEGTEVAVILPEISMLRQQFDYLVDRVERLESSLSAEVTPTATRVITTAIDPLRQQLQQLSERIDHLQAIASQSGTVTEEIVLNWLNTINRHLPTLAPGESHQLLFDPFASSSQVLQEALRQVRKRLLLVCPWSTYQELGSSLLTQLATLLERGVQVDIGWSIRQLPAVDLASNGVDSASRPGCVGDEITIPDTSPLYPLEELRQSYPKQMRIRALDTQEHFLVCDRAFALIGGYPWSYLAATAPDLSDTLPLTPDSQGPLRGIGLKTTDPRIIQLLIDRFQAPQPNGVRHPVESRVTAHDSAALPGRVEGTAAQVAVPGHARSQYDAPAQTRHEPEASDEASDASLVEPPLDDVAYNNHGLVRYDQGDKQGAIADFSKAVELNPRNATAYCNRGIAHADLGDKRSALSDFDTALTIDPNLAIAYNHRGLVYSDLGDKRQAIADYSEAIRIQPDYTTAYFNRGAARSKIGDFQGAIADYSEAIRLKPDYATAYFNRGFAYQQIGDKAAALADYDQALQADPQFAAAYNNRGFVRYEMGDTTGAIADFDRALRLNPDFTNAYNNRGVVYSRLHDYEAAIADFDRAIAISPTFANAYHNRGLARSKLGDTAGAIKDLQAAVRHFSDQGDQLNCQQALKSLKKLNQRMHEMHEFI; this is encoded by the coding sequence ATGGAGAAGCAGCCCCAAAAGTCAACGGGTAAGTCGTCGCCATCCCAGACTCCCTCCCGGACTGCCAAGGCGAAGAAGTCAAAGTTGGATGACAAAGGGAGTAAGACTGCTGCGGCTAAATCGGCCCCGGCGAAGTCGGCCAGCGCTTCCAAAGCTGCCGCCCAACCCCAGGCGAAGCCTAAGGATACGACTAAGTTGCTAGAGGTGTTGGAGTATCTTTCCCTGGCCGGGGCCGGGGCTGGGGCGATCGCGGCTGTCACGCTACAACAGTCCCTCTTGGCTTCAGCACCGCTAACGGTTGCCATGCTCCTGAACCTGGTGAACCGACGGCGGGCTGATCAGGACCTGAGCAACCAGACCGCTGCGACGCTGAAAAAACTGGATCAACGGCTCACAGAGGATGTACAGTTTTTGGGACAACGGGTGTTAGCCCTCCCTACCCCAGAGGCCCTCAACACTGCCCAGGAAGCCCTCGTGCGTAAAAATAAGGAAGCGATCGCGACCCTGCGGACAGAGATGGATAACCGCTTGAAGCCGATCGAGTCTTTGGGCCTTAATTCTATTCGGGAAGATCTGGCTCAGATCACGAGTCAACTTCAAAGTAAATGGACAGAAGTGCGGGAATCGCTCGATGGAATTACCCGTTACCTGGAGAGCTTACCGACCTCAGTACGGGTCGATCGCCTGGAAACCTCCCTGAGCGCTCTGACTGCTGAGGTAGAGCAACTGCAAACCAGTTTTCAGGATTTTGCCAGGCAACCGGATATCAAGTCGATTCAGGAGCAGATTAACCAGCTACACCGACGCTTTAACAACCTTCCCCCGCCCTTTAACCCCGTTGCGTTGCAACAGGAAGTCGTTGGTCTTGTTTCGGCAGTAGCAACCCTGGTTCCCAAACGGGAATTTACAACCCTGGCCTCGGAGGTGGCTCAACTGCGGGCGCAACAGGAGTCCCTGGAAGAGGCGACGGCTCCCTACGATCGCGAGATTAAGAGCCTACGCAGCCAACTGGATGATCTCAGCCAGAGATTCCAAACACGGGAGGAATTGGATACCCTGGAAAAGGTTCGGGGGGCATTGGCCCTTTTGCAAAAACGCATAGAGCAAATCGCCCAGGCCCAGAGTCCGGAGAGTTTGGCTGCCAGGGTGCAGTCCCTTACCACGGCCCAACTATCGGCGCAGTTACGCCCCCTGCAAGTCCAAGTGGAGCAGGTTCAACAGGTTATCAGCACCCTGGACGCACAGGCTCAAAGCCTCCAGACTCGCATCGAGCTGATCACCCAGCTTCAGGGTCAACTGGTTGAGGTTCAGCAGTTGGCACAACGCCTGGAACAACAACAAGCTGCTTTAGCCACAGAGCTCACCCAGACCGCAACCACGCTCGTTACTGAGCAGGTCCAGTCCTACCTCAGTCACCTCCAGCCGTCCTTGCCGGCTGCCGTTAGCAGTTCCCCCGATCATCCGGAGGAAGCGATCGCGGGGATTGCCAATTTACAGCAGCAATTAACCCAACTCACCCATCGCCTTGAACAATTGGAAGAGCGGACTGAAGGAACCGAAGTCGCTGTTATCCTGCCGGAAATTTCGATGCTACGGCAGCAATTTGACTATCTGGTCGATCGGGTTGAGCGCCTGGAAAGTAGCTTAAGCGCAGAGGTTACACCGACCGCAACTAGGGTGATTACGACTGCGATCGATCCTCTCCGGCAGCAATTACAGCAATTATCGGAACGGATTGATCATTTGCAGGCGATCGCGTCCCAGTCAGGAACTGTCACTGAGGAAATCGTTCTTAATTGGCTCAATACGATCAACCGCCATCTGCCCACCCTTGCCCCCGGTGAAAGCCACCAACTTCTCTTCGACCCCTTCGCCAGCAGTTCCCAAGTCTTGCAGGAAGCCCTTCGACAGGTCCGCAAGCGCTTGCTCCTCGTCTGTCCCTGGTCCACCTATCAGGAACTGGGTTCCAGCTTGCTCACCCAGTTAGCGACCCTACTGGAGCGAGGGGTGCAGGTTGATATCGGGTGGAGTATCCGCCAGCTGCCGGCGGTGGATCTGGCCAGTAACGGGGTAGACTCAGCCTCTAGACCTGGGTGCGTCGGTGATGAGATCACGATTCCCGATACCAGTCCCCTCTATCCCCTCGAAGAACTGCGGCAGTCTTACCCCAAGCAGATGCGCATTCGTGCCCTAGACACCCAGGAACATTTTCTGGTTTGCGATCGTGCCTTTGCTTTGATCGGCGGCTATCCGTGGTCCTATCTGGCCGCAACCGCCCCTGATCTGAGTGATACCCTGCCCCTTACCCCCGATTCCCAGGGACCCCTACGGGGGATTGGCCTCAAAACCACAGATCCTCGAATTATTCAATTGTTGATTGACCGTTTCCAAGCTCCGCAGCCCAATGGCGTTCGTCATCCCGTCGAGTCGAGGGTCACCGCCCATGACTCTGCGGCCCTGCCCGGACGAGTAGAGGGTACGGCTGCTCAAGTAGCGGTTCCTGGCCATGCCCGTAGTCAATACGACGCTCCTGCCCAGACACGACACGAACCGGAAGCGTCAGATGAAGCGTCAGATGCGAGTTTGGTCGAGCCGCCCTTAGATGATGTGGCCTATAACAATCATGGACTGGTCCGGTACGACCAAGGCGATAAGCAAGGGGCGATCGCCGACTTTTCCAAGGCGGTGGAACTCAATCCCCGCAATGCCACGGCCTACTGTAACCGGGGGATTGCCCATGCTGATCTAGGGGACAAGCGCAGTGCGCTCAGTGATTTTGATACGGCTCTGACCATCGATCCCAATCTGGCAATCGCCTACAATCACCGGGGGTTAGTGTATTCCGATCTCGGAGATAAGCGGCAGGCGATCGCGGACTACAGTGAGGCGATTCGGATTCAACCCGACTATACCACGGCCTACTTTAACCGCGGGGCGGCTCGCTCCAAAATTGGCGACTTCCAGGGAGCGATCGCGGACTACAGCGAGGCGATTCGGCTCAAACCCGACTATGCCACAGCCTACTTCAATCGAGGATTTGCCTATCAACAAATCGGGGACAAGGCCGCCGCCCTCGCCGATTATGATCAAGCCCTTCAGGCTGATCCCCAGTTTGCTGCTGCCTATAACAATCGGGGATTTGTGCGCTATGAAATGGGTGATACAACGGGGGCAATCGCCGACTTTGATCGTGCCCTGCGCCTCAACCCGGACTTCACCAATGCCTACAACAATCGAGGGGTGGTGTACTCCCGCCTGCATGACTACGAAGCCGCCATTGCCGACTTTGATCGGGCGATTGCGATTAGCCCCACCTTCGCCAATGCCTACCACAATCGTGGCTTGGCCCGGTCTAAACTAGGGGATACCGCCGGGGCAATTAAGGATCTACAAGCTGCCGTGCGTCACTTCTCGGATCAGGGGGATCAACTCAACTGTCAGCAAGCTCTGAAATCCCTCAAAAAGCTGAATCAAAGAATGCATGAAATGCATGAGTTTATATAG